In the genome of Mucilaginibacter sp. 14171R-50, the window ATTATCATAAACCGGCCGTTACCAATATTTTATTAAAACATACTGATGATATCAGCCTGTTTGAGGCGGCTGCCGCTGATAGGTTTGATGACGTAGCCCACCTGGTATACACCCACCCCGAAAGGATAAATGCATACGCCGACGACGGCTTTACCGCCCTGGGCCTGGCCTGCTATTTTGGGCGCTTTGATGTTGCCCGCTACCTGGTGTTAAAAGGGGCCGATGTTAACCGCCCCAGCGATAATGGCTTTAACGTTTACCCGCTGCATTCGGCCGCGGCGGGCAATTTTACAAGCACCGCCCGCATGCTGATAGAGAACGGTGCCGATGTAAACGTAAGGCAGTCTGCAGGCAGCACACCACTGCATGCGGCTGCGCAAAACGGCAACCCGGAACTGCTGATCTTGCTCCTTGACAAAGGCGCACGGGTTGATATCCGTATGGAAGGCGGTAAACTCCCTGCCGACCTCGCCCGCGAAAAGG includes:
- a CDS encoding ankyrin repeat domain-containing protein, whose translation is MTLTDLEEFIANADTDALDALLTANPELAKVKTSLNVSPLMLSCYYHKPAVTNILLKHTDDISLFEAAAADRFDDVAHLVYTHPERINAYADDGFTALGLACYFGRFDVARYLVLKGADVNRPSDNGFNVYPLHSAAAGNFTSTARMLIENGADVNVRQSAGSTPLHAAAQNGNPELLILLLDKGARVDIRMEGGKLPADLAREKGFDEIADILET